A region of the Synergistaceae bacterium genome:
CACGAAATGGGCTAAATCTCGTTTGGGATTATCGACCATAACGTGTTGCGATAGACGGGTCACAGTTCACGAAAATTGATTAGGGAAGTGAGTTGCAAATCGCTGACCTGCTTACGTGGTCCGCTTTTTTCACCGAAGCGGTCGCTGTTCACGAATTGTTCCAACGTATCGGGGCTGAGCTGGGCGAACCCCACCTTCCAGGCCATGATAGCGGCCTGGGTTCGATCACGGATGTCCAGTTTTTTCAGCATGTGACTGACGTGGTTCTTTACCGTTTTCTCGGACAAGACCATGCGGGCGGCGACCTCGGTGTTGCTGAGTCCCTGAGCCAGCCAGTAGAGAATTTCCTTTTCGCGCGGCGTCAATTCGCCCAGGAGGTCGTTTTCGTTTTTACGCCGCGCGAAGCTCGTCATCAGTTTGCCCGCGACACGAGGATCCACGTAAGACTGTCCACGGCTGACAGAATGTATAGCCGCCACCAGTTCATTTTTACCCGAGGACTTGAGGACGAACCCCAAAACGCCCTCTGCAGAGAGTGTCGCCAAACAATCTTCATCGTCGTAGGCGCTAACCGCTATCAAAGCCGTTCGGAACTTGATGTTGTTGAGCTCCCTCACCAATTGCACGCCATCCATCCGAGGCATATTGATGTCAAAAAGCACGATGTCCGGGAGATGTTCCCGAATCATCAGTAACGCTTCTTCTCCGTCGGCCGCCTCGGCTACCACTTTAAAATCGGACTCCAGCTCTAAAATTTTCCGCAGGCCGTCCCTAAAAAGTTTATGGTCATCAGCCAGCACGATTTTCAACATTTTTAGCCATCACCAGCTTTCAACGAGTCTATATTTCTATAGCGATTTGCGTAATCATACACTAAAAAAAGACGCTAAAAGCCTGTATTCGCCAGACAAACGCTTGATTATAAAAGAGCCAACTGCTCTAGGACTTTGGGCCTAATTATAATGTCCCTTCCGTGGAAATACAATAATCTAAACTCATAAAATCAGTATTTTCCCTTGCCGTCGATCATCTCTTTTTCTGTAGTAGAGTATACTTAGCTTCGAGAATCCTTTGTTTTTAGCAATTTTAACTTTGGGCTTTAGGTTTTTTATTTTGATGTGCTATTTGATGTGCTAAAGGAGGTTCCATTGTGAAAACGGCTGTGTTGATCGCGATAGGTGACGAGCTTTTGAGTGGCATACGGCGCGAGGGAAACTGCGCGTGGCTGGCGTGGCTTTTGCACGACGCGGGGTGGCGGGTTCTCGGCATGGAGGTCGTGCCGGACGAATCGCTCCAGATCGTCCGTGAGCTGGAACGCTGGGTTGGAAGAACCGACCTTTTGGTGTTGTCTGGAGGGCTTGGCCCAACCCACGACGACAGGACTCGCTACGCCCTAGCCGAGTACCTGGGGTGTGGATTGTCCGTGAACGAC
Encoded here:
- a CDS encoding response regulator transcription factor, whose translation is MLKIVLADDHKLFRDGLRKILELESDFKVVAEAADGEEALLMIREHLPDIVLFDINMPRMDGVQLVRELNNIKFRTALIAVSAYDDEDCLATLSAEGVLGFVLKSSGKNELVAAIHSVSRGQSYVDPRVAGKLMTSFARRKNENDLLGELTPREKEILYWLAQGLSNTEVAARMVLSEKTVKNHVSHMLKKLDIRDRTQAAIMAWKVGFAQLSPDTLEQFVNSDRFGEKSGPRKQVSDLQLTSLINFREL